GTGGCGCCGGCCGCGCTGGCCCGGGCAGCCGTGACCGAGGCGAGCACGTCGGCGGCCTCGTTGAGGATGGTGCGCTTGTAGGTGCTCATCGCCAACAGACCGCAGGAGCTGGTCTCGAACAGCCGCGGGTAGCCGAGGACGATCAGCCGGGCGTTGGGTGCCCGGTTGCGGATGGCGGTGTAGGTGGCGTCGAGCCGGCCGGGAAGCGTCGTGGTGGCGAAGGTCTTGGCGGTGTTCACGGCGTTGGTGCAGGACGACGTGCTGCCGAACCGGCAACTGGTGATGACGTCGACGAAGCCCGCGTCGTTACCGCCGATGGTGATGGTGACCAGGGTGGTGCTGGCGGTGAGGGCGCTGACCTGGTTGTTGAGCACGTCGGCGGTGACCGCGCCGCCGCAGGCCGGGAAGCTGAAGGTGGTCACTCCGTGGGCGGCCGCCCAGAGCGGGGCGTACGACTTCTGGCTGCGGAGGCAGCCGGACGTGTCGTACGGGCCGGCGCCGACGCCGGAGGAGTACGAGTCGCCGAGCGCGACGTAGTTGACGGCGGCGGCCTGCGCCGTGCCGGGGACGAGCACCGCGCCGAGTGCGACGGTGAACAGGGTGACCAACGCGGCCAGGGCGCGGGCCAGCGGACGCTGGGGCATGACGGACCTCCACAGGACAGGGGGTGGTGGGATCCTGCGACCGCGCGCGTGGCCAGGGGTGGAACTGTTGTTACCAGTCGGTAATGCTATCGAAACATTCAGATCAATGGAATAGCTACACCGCGCGGCGGGCCGGCGGCGTGCACAGTTGTCGATTAGGTTGGCGGGGCGAACACCCGATGGAGGGAGTCCACCCGTGCGACGAGTCCTCACGGCGGCCACCGCCGCCCTGACCCTCACCACCGCCGGCACCATGCTCGCCGGCACCCCCGGCCAGGCCGCCCCGACGGGCTGGGGCCGTCCCGTCGTCACCGCCGCGCCGCAACCCGGCGCGCCCGGCTTGGGCGACAGCTACTTCCCCGACTACGGCAACGGCGGCTACGACGTCGATCACTACGACGTCCGGCTGCGCTACGACCCGGCAACCGACCTGCTCACCGGCACCACCACCATCCTCGCCACCGCCACACAGGACCTCTCGGCGTTCAATCTGGACTTCCTGCTCGACGTCGAGTCGGTCCGGGTCAACGGCTGGGCGGCGAGCACCAGCACCGCCGGTGTGCACGAGCTGGTCGTCACCCCGACCCGCACGGTGACCCGGGGTCAGCAGCTCACCATCGTGGTGCGCTACACCGGCATCCCGTCGGAGACCCTGGTCGGCGGCTACACCGGCTGGACGCGTACCGACGACGGCGCCCTCGCCGTCAACGAACCCGAGTCGGCGTGGTGGTGGTTCCCGAGCAACGATCATCCACTGGACAAGGCCACCTTCGACATCTCCGTCTCGGTGCCCACCGGCGTCGAGGTGATCAGCAACGGCGTGCAGCCGCGACCGCCGCTGGCCGAGGCCGGTAACCGCACCCGGTGGATCTGGCGGACCACCTCCCCCACGGCCCCCTACCTGGCCTTCATGGCCATCGGCCAGTACGACATCGTCACCGACACCACCCCGAGCGGCCAGCCGGTGATCAACGCGTACAGCACCTCGCTGGGCGCGCTCGGTCCAGCCGCACGGGCCAGCATCGAGCGGACCGCCGAGATCGTCGACTGGGAGAGCGGGATCTTCGGCCCGTACCCGTTCGAGGCGCAGGGCGGCGTGGCGGGGCCGGTCGACGGCATCGGCTTCGCACTGGAGACGCAGACCCGACCGGTGTACGGCCCCGGGTTCTGGCGTCGCGGCGCCAACACGTACGTGGTGGCACACGAGAACGCGCACCAGTGGTTCGGCGACTCGGTCTCGGTGGCCGACTGGCGCAACATCTGGCTCAACGAGGGCTTCGCCTCGTACGCCGAGTGGCTCTGGTCGGAGGAGCAGGGCGAGGGCACCGCGCAGGAGGTGTTCGACTTCACCTACGCCGGCTACCCGGCCGACGACGAGTTCTGGCAGGTGCTGCCCGGCGACCCGGGTGCCAACCGGGTCTTCGACGACGCCGTCTACGACCGGGGTGCGATGACGCTGCACCAGTTGCGGTTGGCCGTCGGCGACGACGCGTTCTTCGAGATCCTGCCGGCCTGGACCGCCGAGCACCGCTACGGCAACGGCACCATCGCGCAGTTCCAGGCCCTGGCCGAACGGATCTCCGGTCTGGACCTGGACGACCTGTTCACCACCTGGCTGTTCACCGCCGGCCGACCCGACGTGGCCGCCGCCGCGCGCAAGGCCGCCCCGCCGACCGAGCCGAAGTCCTGGGCCAAGATCCGCGAGGCGCACGAGCTGCTGTCGCACTAGCTAGTCGCCCGGAAGGCCCGTCGCCCCCACGCGGCGGGCCTTCCGCTTGTCCCTGCGGCTCCTCGGCCCACTGTTGAAGCAGAGCAAAGGGGACCCGCAGGTGTCGCTGGGCTCCGTGCGGACCCGTCACCAACGGCGACTCAGGACGCCGACGTCGACGACCGGAGCTCCGACGGGGCGCCCGCCTGCCCGGCCGTGCTCGCCTCGATGGCGCGGATGTGCCGGTAGGCGAACCAGAGCGGCGGGAACGCCCCGACCGCGAAGGACAGGTCGACGAGCGTCCAGAACCAGGGGATGTCGCGGATCGGGCCGCAGATCAGGGCCAGCGGAACGATGCCCGCGCAGGCGATCATGCCGACCTGCACCACCCAGACGTTGCGCACCGGGTCACGCAGCGGCCCCCAGAACGCCACCGCCAGCACCACGTGGGCGAAGGCCAGCCAGTCGGTGCCGTAGAGCAGGAACGGATAGTCCTCGCCGGCCGTCACGAGCCCGGTGTGCACCCGTTCGATCCAGTTGACCAGCGCCGGCAACTGACCGGCGAGAGGGTCCAGTGCGCGCAGCAGCCAGCGCACCTCGATTTCCAGCGGAAACGCGGTGGCACCGCTCAGGAAGAGCCCGATCAGCACGATCCACAGCCACCGGCGGGTACGCCGTAGCCGCTCCTCGATGTCCATGACCGCAGCGTAACGATGATCTTCGTATCGTCAGGTCCCGTGAGAGGACCGCAGGGGGTGACCGCTGTCTCAGCGGCAGCCCACCGGCTCGGTGGCGGTCCGCACCGATTGCCCACGTTTGTGAGCGGCCTCACCAGCGGAAACGTCCGGCCGGCGGGCAGGAAGCTGCCGCACCGACCGGACGTCGACCTGTCTGGTGACGCTCCCGGGTCAGCGGGCGGCGAGCGCCTGCGCCGCCGGGCCGACCGGAGCCGGCAGCGCACCGACCCCGCCGAGATACCCGTGGATGGCGGCGGCCGCCGCACGCCCCTCGGCGATGGCCCAGACGATCAGCGACGCACCCCGGTGCATGTCACCGGCGACGAACACCCCGTCGGCATCGGTCTGCCAGTCGTCACGGGCGTCGACAGCACCCCGGGGATTACGGGTCACGCCGAACTGGCCCAGCAGCGGCTGCTGCTCGGTGCCCTCGAAGCCGATCGCCAGCAGCACCAGATCGGCCGGCAACTCCCGCTCGGAGCCCGGCACCACGGTGACGACCCGCCGGCCGTCGCGCTTCTCGACGGTCACCTCGGCGATCCGCACCGCTCGCACCTGGCCGGTGCCGTCGTCCACGAACTCCTGCACCGCCACGGCGAAGACCCGCTCGCCGCCCTCCTCATGCGCCGGGTAGCTGCGCAGGATCCACGGCCAGGTCGGCCACGGGTCCCGTGCCTCGTCGCGCTCGCTCGGCGGCTGCGGGTACAGGTCGAGCTGGTGCACGCCGGCAGCGCCCTGCCGGTGGGCGACACCGAGGCAGTCGGCGGCGGTGTCACCACCACCGATGATCACCACGTGCTTGCCGGCCGCGTCGATCGGGGTGCCGTCCGGCAGCAGCGCACGCGCCGGCCGGCCCTCGCCGGTGACCACGACGCCGGGCTGGTCGGTGGCCGCGGTGGCGACCGCGCGATTCGCCGCGACCAGATGCGCCATTGCCTGGTGTACGCCCCGAAGCGCCCGCCCCGGGGTCTCCGGGGTGTCCCGGCCCTGCAACGCGCCGCAGGCCAGCAGCACCGCGTCATGCTCGTCGCGAAGCTGCTCGGCGGTGATGTCCACCCCGACGTTCACGCCGGTGCGGAAGCGCACCCCCTCGGCGGCGAGCTGGGCCAGTCGGCTGTCGATGTGCCGCTTCTCCAGCTTGAAGTCGGGGATGCCGTACCGGAGCAGGCCACCGATCGCGTCGTCACGCTCGTACACCGTCACCGCGTGACCGGCGCGGGCCAGTTGCTGGGCGGCGGCGAGCCCGGCGGGCCCGGAGCCGACGACGGCGACCGACCGGCCGGACGGCGCCGGCACCGGGCGGGGAGCGAAACCGCGTGCCGCGGCGGCGTCGGCGATCTCCACCTCGACCTGCTTGATGGTCACCGGCTGGCCGCCGGAGATACCGAGCACGCAGGCCGCCTCGCAGGGCGCCGGACAGAGCCGGCCGGTGAACTCCGGAAAATTGTTGGTGGCGTGCAGCGACTCCACGGCGGCGTCCCAGTTGCCGGTACGCACCAGGTCGTTCCAGTCCGGGATGCGGTTGCCCAGCGGGCAGCCGTCGTGGCAGAACGGGATGCCGCAGTCCATGCATCGCGTGGCCTGCTCACGGACCAGTTCCTCGCCGGCCGACGGGTATACCTCATGCCAGTCGCTGATCCGCACCGGCACCGGACGGCGGGCCGGCAGTCGCCGGTCGTAGCGCAGGAAACCGTTCGGGTCAGGCACGTGCCACCTCCTGTGCAGCCACCCGCGGGGCGGGCGGCACCGACATCGCCGGCTGAGCCGACGGCGTCAGTTCTTTCATCACGGCGTCGTCGACGTCGAGGCCGGCGGCTTCGGCGGCCCGCATGATCTCCAGCACCCGGCGGTAGTCGCGGGGCACCACCGCGGTGAACTCGGCCACCGCCTCCGGCCAACGCTTGAGCAGCTCCTCGGCCACCGCCGACCCGGTCTCGGCGACGTGCCGCTGAACCAACTCGTGCAGCAGCGACTGCTCCTGCTCGCCCAGCGGCGCCAGGTCGACAAGTTCGGCGTTGACCCGCGCACGGTCCAGGTGGTGCACGAACGCGGTGCCGCCGGACATGCCGGCCGCGAAGTTACGGCCGGTCGCGCCGAGCACCACCACCGTGCCGCCGGTCATGTACTCGCAGCCGTGGTCACCGACGCCTTCGACCACGGCGATCGCGCCGGAGTTGCGCACGGCGAACCGCTCTCCCACCCGACCGCGCAGGAAGACCTCGCCCGCCGTGGCCCCGTACAGGATGGTGTTGCCGGCGATGATCTGATCCTCGGCCCGCTGCCCCGGCTCGGCGTCGGGGTCGAGGAACGGCGCGGCGGCGTCCGGACGGACGATGACGCGTCCACCGGAGAGGCCCTTGCCCACGTAGTCGTTGGCGTCGCCGTGCAGTCGCAGGGTCACGCCGCGCGGCAGGAACGCGCCGAACGACTGCCCCGCCGTGCCGTGCAGCACGAACTCGATGGTGTCCTCGGGGAGGCCGGCGCCGCCGAAGCGACGGGTCACCTCGCCGCCGAGCATCGCACCCACGCTGCGGTGCTCGTTGCGCACCGCCACTTCGACCCGCACCGGCGCCCCGTCGGACAACGCCGGACGGGCCAGCGCGATCAGCTCGTTGTCCAGTGCCTGTTCCAGGCCGTGATCCTGGGCGCGAACCCCACGTCGGGCGGCGCCGGCGGGCAACTCCGGAAGGTGCAGGACGGGCGCCAGGTCCAACCCGTGCGCCTTCCAGTGCGTCACCGCCGGGGCGACGTCGAGCAGCTCGGACTGCCCGATCGCCTCCTCGATCGACCGGAAGCCCAACTCGGCCAGGTATCCCCGGACCTCCTCGGCCAGGAAGAGGAAGAAGTTCTCCACGAACTCCGGGGTGCCGGTGAAGCGCTCCCGGAGCACCGGATTCTGGGTGGCGATGCCGACCGGGCAGGTGTCCAGGTGGCAGACCCGCATCATCACGCAGCCGGCAACGATCAGCGGCGCGGTCGCGAAGCCGAACTCCTCCGCGCCGAGCAGCGCCGCGATCAGCACGTCCCGGCCGGTCTTGAGCTGGCCGTCGACCTGCACGGTGACCCGGTCGCGCAGCTTGTTGAGCAGCAGCGTCTGCTGCGCCTCGGCCAACCCCAGCTCCCACGGGGTGCCGGCGTGCTTGAGCGAGTTCATCGGGGAAGCGCCCGTGCCGCCGTCGTGGCCGGAGATCAGGATGACGTCCGCCTTGAGCTTCGCCACGCCGGCGGCGACGGTGCCGACGCCGACCTCGCTGACCAGCTTGACGTGCACTCGGGCAGCCGGGTTGACGCACTTCAGGTCGTGCACCAGCTGGGCGAGGTCCTCGATGGAGTAGATGTCGTGGTGCGGCGGCGGGGAGATCAGACCCACGCCCGGGGTGGCGTGCCGGGTACGGGCGATCCACGGCCAGACCTTGTTGCCGGGCAGCTGACCGCCCTCACCCGGCTTGGCGCCCTGGGCCATCTTGATCTGCAGGTCATCCGCGTTGACCAGGTATTCGCTGGTCACACCGAACCGGCCGCTGGCGATCTGCTTCACGGCCGAGCGGCGGGCCGGGTCGTGCAGCCGCTCGACGTCCTCGCCGCCCTCACCGGTGTTGGACTTGCCGCCGAGGCGGTTCATCGCGATGGCGAGCGTCTCGTGCGCCTCAGCGGAGATCGACCCGTACGACATGGCGCCGGTGGCGAACCGCTTGACGATCTCGGTGACCGGCTCGACCTCCTCGATCGACACGGCCGGGCGCACCCCGGTGCGCAGGGTGAACAGCCCACGCAGCGAGCCGGCCTGCGCGGCGAGCGCGTCGACCTTCGCGGTGTACTGCCGGAAGACGTCGTACTGCCGGCTGCGGGTGGCGTGCTGCAGCAGGAAGACCGTCTCCGGGTTGAACAGGTGCAGCTCACCTTCGCGACGCCACTGGTATTCGCCACCGACCTCCAACCGGTCGGAGGCGGCGGTGCCCGCCGGGGGCCAGGCCAGCGCGTGCCGGGCAGCCACCTCGGTGTGCACGCCCGCGAGCCCCACCCCGCCGATCCGGCTGGGGGTGCCCCGGAAGTAGCGCTCGACCAGCCGGGTGTCCAGGCCGACCGCCTCGAAGACCTGCGCCCCGCAGTACGACGAGACCGTCGAGATGCCCATCTTCGACATGATTTTCAGGACGCCCTTGCCGAGCGCCTTGGCGTAGTTCCGCACCGCGGCAGCGGGCTCGACGCCGGCCAGTGCGCCTGTGGAGATCAGGTCCTCCACCGACTCGAACGCCAGGTACGGGTTGACCGCTGCCGCGCCGTAGCCGATCAGCACCGCCGCGTGGTGCACCTCGCGGCAGTCGCCGGACTCCACGATCAGCGCCGCCTGCGTACGGGTCTGCTCCCGCACCAGGTGCTGGTGCACAGCGGCGGTGAGCAGCAGCGACGGGATCGGCGCCAGGTCGGCGTTGGAGTCTCGATCGGAGAGCACCAGGATGCGTACGCCGTCCTCGATCGCCTCGGAGACGTGCCGGCAGATCTCGGTCAGCCGCGTCTTGATCCCGGCGGCGCCGTCCCGGATGCGGTACAGCCCGGAGACCCGGACCGCCTTGAAACCGGGCAGGTCGCCGTCCTCGTCGATGGAGAGGATCTTCGCCAGCTCGTCGTTGTCGATCACCGGGTGCGGCAGCACGATCTGCCGGCAGCTCGCCGCGCCCGGGTCGAGCAGGTTGCCCTCCGGCCCGATCGTCGACGCCAGGCTGGTCACCAACTCCTCACGGATGGCGTCCAACGGAGGGTTGGTGACCTGGGCGAAGAGCTGGTGGAAGTAGTCGTAGAGCAGCCGCGGCCGGGTGGACAGCGGCGAGATCGGGGTGTCCGTACCCATCGAACCGAGCGGCTCGGCACCGGTGCGGGCCATCGGCCCGAGCAGGATCTTCAGCTCCTCCTCGCTGTAGCCGAAGGTCTGCTGGCGGCGGCGAACAGAGTCGTGCGTGTAGACGGTGTGCTCACGGGCGGGCAGGTCGTTGAGCTCGATCAGTCCGGCGTGCAGCCACTCGGCGTACGGCTGGTCGGCGGCCAACTCGGACTTGATCTCCTCGTCGTGCACGATCCGACCGGCGACGGTGTCGACCAGGAACATCTTGCCCGGCTGGAGCCGCCCCTTCGCGACCACGTGGGCCGGGTCGAGGTCGAGTACGCCCGCCTCGGAGCCGAGCACGACGAGCCCGTCGTCGGTCTGCCACCAGCGCCCCGGGCGCAGCCCGTTGCGGTCCAGCACGGCGCCGACGATCTCGCCGTCGGTGAAGGCCACCGACGCCGGACCGTCCCACGGCTCCATCAGGCTGGCGTGGAAGCGGTAGAAGGCACGCTTGGCCGGCTCCATGCCGGGGTCGTTCTCCCACGCCTCGGGGATCATCATGAGCACCGCGTGCGGCAGGCTCCGCCCGGCCAGGTGCAGCAGCTCCAGGACCTCGTCGAAGTTCGCCGAGTCGGAGGCGCCGGGGGTGCAGACCGGGAAGACCCGCCGGATGTTGCCCGGCACGTTCGGCGAGCGCAGTAGCGCCTCGCGGGCCTGCATCCAGTTGCGGTTGCCACGGATCGTGTTGATCTCACCGTTGTGGGCGATGAAGCGGTACGGGTGCGCCAGCGGCCAGGACGGGAAGGTGTTGGTGGAGAAGCGGGAGTGCACCAGCGCGATCGCGCTGTCCACCCGCTCGTCGCGCAGGTCCGGGTAGAACGCCGGCAGTTGGTCGGGGGTGAGCATCCCCTTGTAGACCATCGTGCGGCTGGACAGCGACGGGAAGTATGCCGGCACGCCCCGCTCGGCGGTCTCCCGCTCGGCCTGCTTGCGCAGGCAGAAGGCCACCCGGTCCAGCTCGATGCCGCGTAGCGGGGAGCCGGCCCGGCCGGCGGGCGAGTCGGTGAGCCGGTGCGCGGCGACGAAGAGCTGCCGGACCCGGGGCATCGCCGCCAGGGCGGTCTCACCGAGCCCGGTCGGCTCGGTCGGCACGTCCCGCCAGCCGAGCACGTCGGCCCCCTCGACCAGCGCGTACTTTTCGACCACCCGGCGGGCACGCGCCTCGGCGGCGTCGTCGTCGGGGAGGAAGACCAGACCGGTGGCGTATTCGCCCGCCGGGGGCAGCGCGACGTCGGCCACCGCGCGCAGGAACGCGTCGGGCACCTGGATCATGATGCCCGCGCCGTCGCCGGTGTTCGGCTCCGCGCCGCGGGCGCCGCGATGGTCCAGCCGGCAGAGCGCGCCGAGCCCGTTGGCGACGACCGAGTGCGACCGTCGGCCGTGCAGGTCCGCTACGAAGGCCACACCGCAGGAATCGTGCTCCTGCGCCGGGTCGTAGAGACCCTGTGCGGGTGGGCGGACGCCGGGCGTCGGGGACGCCTGCGGGCTGTGCGGGTACGGCTGTGTCATTTCCGCGTACGGCTGAGCCACCGGGCCTCCTGTCGTCACTCAGGTTGGAACATGGTGGGGACGACGTCGGCCCGTGGGTCTGTTGAGTCTACGTTAGGGTCGGGGTCGCACGGCCACCTGAGATTGATCACACCGTCCATAGTCTGGGACGTGTAGTCTCGCGCGGTGGATCCGCTGAACAAGCACGTCTTTGACCGGTTGGAACGCTTCTACGACGCGGTGCCCCGCGACGTCGCCGGTGCGGAGGAGCATGGCGGGCTGGTGTTGTTCGTTCGCGAGAGTGCCGGCTGGCCGTTCTACGCCCGCCCCCGGATCGACGCCACCGAGCCGCCGTCGCTGGCCGACGTGACCTCGGTCCGCGAGCGGCAGCGAAAGCTGGGCCTGCCGGAAGCCTTCGAATGGGTGCACGAGACCAGCCCCGAGCTGCTGGCGGTGGCCCGTTCGGCGGGGCTGAACGTGCTGGAGGCGCCGCTGATGGTGCTCGACCCGACCGCGCTGCCGGACCCGGCGACGCTGTCCGACGTGGCGGTGCGGGTGCTGACCGCGGACTCCACCGGCTTCGCCGCCGACGTGGCCGCCCGACGTGCCGTGGCAGCGGTCTCGTTCGCCGCCGCCGGCACCGCGCCCGGTGCGGCCGGTCCGGCCGAGCGGGACGCCGCCATCACCGAACTCGAAATGGCCGCGCTCGACGAGGAACGCACCCGGATCGCCGACGGCCGGCGGATCTCCGCACTGGCCGGCACACCGACCGAGGGTGCGCTGGCCAGCGGCATGGCCATGCGGGTGGACGACGTCGCGGAGATCGCCGGGGTGGCTACTCTGCCGGCCGCCCGACGACGCGGGCTGGGCGCCGCGCTCACCGCCACCATCGCCCGGGAGTTGCGCGCGGCCGGCACCGACCTGATCTTCCTATCGGCGGGCAGCGAGGAAATCGCCCGGGTCTACCTGCGAGTCGGCTTCCGCCGTATCGGCACCGCCTGCATCGCCGAACCCGCCGCTCTCATCCCCTGACCTCTCCCGCGAGCGGGGTCAGGCTGGGGGACGCCACTGGGCGGCGGAGGCGGCGGCACTGGACAGCAGCCGCGAGTTGATCGTGCCGAGTGCGGCGTCCCGGGCGCGCAACGCCAACCGGCCCCGGGTCTGGAGCACCGCCGACATCCGCCGGGTCTGGCGGACCACGGCCGCCGCCCTGGGGCGGCGCACCCGGTCGTACGCCTGAACGGCGTCCGGCAGCCGAGCCTCGCGCAGCAGGGAGGCGAGCGTGGCGGCGTCCTCGAACGCGAGGCAGGCGCCCTGCCCAAGATGCGGCGGCATGGCGTGCGCCGCGTCGCCGAGCAGCACCACCCCGCCCGGCCCGACCGGAAAGCCGTACGCACGGGGCAGCGGGCGCAGCTCGCGCACCTCCTGCTGAACGAGGTCGGCCGGGTCGGTGGCGTCGAGCAGCGCGCCGATCGGGGCGGGCCAGCCCGCGTACCAGCGGCGCAGCAGGGCGAGCTGGGTCTCCGGCGGCTCCGGGCGTGGTGCGCCGGCGGCTGTGGCCACCCAGTAGATGCCGCCCCGGGTGGACCCACCCGAGGATCCGCGCTCGCCCAGCGACGCGGCCACGAACCGGTAACCAGCGCCGAGGACCTCACCGGCCAGCGGCTGGTCGTCGGGTAGCCGAGGTGCCTGATACCAGGGAATGACCGCGCGCCAGGCGGCACATCCGGAGCTGACCACCCGGGACTCGGGGGCGAGTTGGCGGCGGATGCCGCTGTCCGTGCCGTCAGCGGCGACCACCAGGTCGGCCTCGATGGTGTGCCGTCCGTCGCTGACCGCCGGTCGCTCGCCCGGCTCGACCCGGACGTGGCGCACCGTCACCCCGGTCCGCAGCTCGACCCGGTCGCCGAGGCCGGCGATCAGCGTGTCGTGCAGGTCTTCGCGGTGAACCACCACCGGCATCCGGTCGGCCGGGGCAGGCCGGGGCTGCACGAGCCAGTGCCCGTCCGGGCGACGGACCCCGCCGTCGGGCAGCGCGGTGGCGATGGCAGCCAGGCCCGCGCCGAGGCCGAGGGCCTGCAGCGCGCGGACGCCGTTGGGCCAGAGCACCACGGCGGTCGGCTCGGGGCGGACCCGTTCGGCGCGTTCCAACAGGGTGACCTGCCAGCCGGAGCGGGCCAGCGCGCCGGCCACCGCGAGGCCACCGACCCCTGCGCCGACCACCACCGCGCTTCGCATCGGTGCCGCCCCCGCTCAGCTGTCCCGGTCGGCGGGCCGCACGCCCGCGGCGTCGGCCCGGTCGGAGTCCGAGGCCGAGAGTTCGTCCGCCGGCTCGTCGTCGGTCGACGGGCGGTCGACGGGTGCGGCGTCACCGAGCGGCTCGCCGCCGCCCGGCTGGGAGCCCTCGTCGGTGGCCGGCTCCGGCGGCACGACACCGGTGTCCTGCCACGCGGCGTACTGCTCCTCGCTGACCACCCGGTAGCCCTCCGGCGCGGCGGTCCGCGCGGCGGTCTCCCGCTCGGAGAGGTCGACCTGGGACAGGTCGGACGTGGCAGGCGGAGTCGTGGCCGCCGCCGCGCCGAGCGGAATCAGGTAGTCCCGAGGGCCGCGAACCCGCACGAAGTAGATCAACGCGCCGAGGAAGACCAGGGCCGCGGTCCAGACATTGAGGCGGACGCCGAGGATCTGGTTGGCCTCGTCGGTGCGCATCAGCTCGATCCAGAACCGGCCGACGGTGTAGCCCATCACGTAGAGCGCGAACGCCCGACCCCGGCCCAGCTTCAATCGGCGGTCCAGGATGACGACCAACGCGACCACGCCGAGGTTCCACAGCCCCTCGTAGAGGAACGTCGGGTGGTAGAGGCCCGGTTCGAGGATCGGCTGCCCGGCGTCATCGCGCAGCGCGTGCCCCGGATTGTCCGGGTCCATCCGATGGATCTCCAGGCCCCACGGCAGTGTGGTGCGGCCACCGAAGAGCTCGTTGTTGAACCAGTTGCCGAGCCGGCCGACAGCCTGGGCCAGCGGCAGCCCGGGTGCCAACGCGTCGGCCACCACGCCGAACGGGATGCCGAGTTGCCGGGCCGCGATCCAGGCGCCGAGCGCGCCACCGGCGACGGCACCCCAGATCCCGAGGCCGCCCTCCCAGATGTAGAACGCCTTCAACGGCTCACCACCGGCGCCGAAGTATTTCTCCGGCGAGGTGATCACGTGGTAGATCCGGGCTCCGATGATGCCGGCGGGCACCGCCCAGACAGCGATGTCGAGCACCGCGCCGGGCGCGACGCCGCGCTGCCGCAGCCGGCGCTCCGTCACCCAGCAGGCCAGCACGATGCCGGCGATGATGCACAGCGCGTAGGCCCGGAGCGGAAAAGGCCCGAGCTGCCAGACCGCGGTGCTGGGACTGGGGAGGGCCGCCTGGGGGGACAGCGAGGCGAGGGTCACGGGTGCACACGCTACCGCTGCACACCCCACCAGCGGCACCCCGGGCGGCTGGAGCGCGCATCTCGGTGACTTCTGGATTGCGCCGCCGTACGCTCTTTGTCCATGAGCGCGCTCACCTGGGCGGTCGCCGCGGTCGTCAGCGACGACACCGGCCGGGTGCTGCTCTGCCAGCAGGGCCGGGGTGAGCGCCGCTACGCGCTACCCGGCGGGCGGCTGCGCCCGGCCGAGAGCCCGGTGCGGGCGGCCCTGCGGGACATCCGCGCGGAGACCGGCTGGGACATCGAGCTGGTCGACCTGGTCGGCGTCTACCACCTGGCCGGCCCCCTGGGGGAAACCCCGGCGGGACGCGCCGGGCCGCTGCCGGACGTCCTCGTGCACGTGTTTCGGGCTCAAGCCGTCGACACCCGGCCGACGTCCGACCCACCGCCGGGTTGCCGGTTGTCCTGGCACCCGCCCGCCGCGCTGCCCGAGGCGGTCACCCCGCTCACCCGGGCCGCGGTCACCGACGCGGTCGCCGGCCGCTCCGGCGTGCTCCGCGACGTCCCCTGGGCGCCCGATACCGCGTCGCCGGTCGCCCGGCACGCCAGCCCCGACGGCCGGCCGGAGGTGGGGCAGCCACCCGACCAGCGCGGCGGCACGACGACGGACCCGTCTGTGCGGCTCTGACGGCGCCCATGCCCAGCGAGGGCCGGCCGAGTTGAACGTGCTGCCGGTGCGGAGGGTCGAGTGCCGAGCGGTCAGCGGGTGGGAGTGCGGACGCCTTCGGCGAGTTCGGCGCTGAGGGTACGCAGGGCGGCCAGCCCCTCCGCCTCGGTGGACGCGTCGAGCACGCACCGGACCAACGCACTGCCGACGATCACCCCGTCGGCGTACCCGGCGACGGTGCCGGCCTGCGCACCGGTGCCCACGCCCAGACCGACACCGACCGGCAGGTCGGTGACCGCCCGGACCCGGGAGACCAGCGTGGGCGCGGCATCCGAGGTACGCGCCCGGGCGCCGGTCACACCCATGACGGCGGT
The window above is part of the Micromonospora sp. LH3U1 genome. Proteins encoded here:
- the gltB gene encoding glutamate synthase large subunit, translated to MTQPYPHSPQASPTPGVRPPAQGLYDPAQEHDSCGVAFVADLHGRRSHSVVANGLGALCRLDHRGARGAEPNTGDGAGIMIQVPDAFLRAVADVALPPAGEYATGLVFLPDDDAAEARARRVVEKYALVEGADVLGWRDVPTEPTGLGETALAAMPRVRQLFVAAHRLTDSPAGRAGSPLRGIELDRVAFCLRKQAERETAERGVPAYFPSLSSRTMVYKGMLTPDQLPAFYPDLRDERVDSAIALVHSRFSTNTFPSWPLAHPYRFIAHNGEINTIRGNRNWMQAREALLRSPNVPGNIRRVFPVCTPGASDSANFDEVLELLHLAGRSLPHAVLMMIPEAWENDPGMEPAKRAFYRFHASLMEPWDGPASVAFTDGEIVGAVLDRNGLRPGRWWQTDDGLVVLGSEAGVLDLDPAHVVAKGRLQPGKMFLVDTVAGRIVHDEEIKSELAADQPYAEWLHAGLIELNDLPAREHTVYTHDSVRRRQQTFGYSEEELKILLGPMARTGAEPLGSMGTDTPISPLSTRPRLLYDYFHQLFAQVTNPPLDAIREELVTSLASTIGPEGNLLDPGAASCRQIVLPHPVIDNDELAKILSIDEDGDLPGFKAVRVSGLYRIRDGAAGIKTRLTEICRHVSEAIEDGVRILVLSDRDSNADLAPIPSLLLTAAVHQHLVREQTRTQAALIVESGDCREVHHAAVLIGYGAAAVNPYLAFESVEDLISTGALAGVEPAAAVRNYAKALGKGVLKIMSKMGISTVSSYCGAQVFEAVGLDTRLVERYFRGTPSRIGGVGLAGVHTEVAARHALAWPPAGTAASDRLEVGGEYQWRREGELHLFNPETVFLLQHATRSRQYDVFRQYTAKVDALAAQAGSLRGLFTLRTGVRPAVSIEEVEPVTEIVKRFATGAMSYGSISAEAHETLAIAMNRLGGKSNTGEGGEDVERLHDPARRSAVKQIASGRFGVTSEYLVNADDLQIKMAQGAKPGEGGQLPGNKVWPWIARTRHATPGVGLISPPPHHDIYSIEDLAQLVHDLKCVNPAARVHVKLVSEVGVGTVAAGVAKLKADVILISGHDGGTGASPMNSLKHAGTPWELGLAEAQQTLLLNKLRDRVTVQVDGQLKTGRDVLIAALLGAEEFGFATAPLIVAGCVMMRVCHLDTCPVGIATQNPVLRERFTGTPEFVENFFLFLAEEVRGYLAELGFRSIEEAIGQSELLDVAPAVTHWKAHGLDLAPVLHLPELPAGAARRGVRAQDHGLEQALDNELIALARPALSDGAPVRVEVAVRNEHRSVGAMLGGEVTRRFGGAGLPEDTIEFVLHGTAGQSFGAFLPRGVTLRLHGDANDYVGKGLSGGRVIVRPDAAAPFLDPDAEPGQRAEDQIIAGNTILYGATAGEVFLRGRVGERFAVRNSGAIAVVEGVGDHGCEYMTGGTVVVLGATGRNFAAGMSGGTAFVHHLDRARVNAELVDLAPLGEQEQSLLHELVQRHVAETGSAVAEELLKRWPEAVAEFTAVVPRDYRRVLEIMRAAEAAGLDVDDAVMKELTPSAQPAMSVPPAPRVAAQEVARA
- a CDS encoding GNAT family N-acetyltransferase, encoding MNKHVFDRLERFYDAVPRDVAGAEEHGGLVLFVRESAGWPFYARPRIDATEPPSLADVTSVRERQRKLGLPEAFEWVHETSPELLAVARSAGLNVLEAPLMVLDPTALPDPATLSDVAVRVLTADSTGFAADVAARRAVAAVSFAAAGTAPGAAGPAERDAAITELEMAALDEERTRIADGRRISALAGTPTEGALASGMAMRVDDVAEIAGVATLPAARRRGLGAALTATIARELRAAGTDLIFLSAGSEEIARVYLRVGFRRIGTACIAEPAALIP